The stretch of DNA ACCGCCGATTTCGGGAGCTTTGCGGCGTTTGGGGGCGGTGACGTCGACATGGTTAATGTCACCACAGGTACCAATTCCGAAGAGAGAGAGAAAGTCCTCGCCGTATTCCGCTTGCAATTTGTCCTGCAGATGTTTGGGGTAGTCTCCGGAATATTTCGTGCCACCGATGGTGTCCAGATGCAGTGCGAACGAGACGACTGCGGCGAACGGTTTTTTATCGCCCGGCTTGGCCAGGCTGATTAACCCGACTTCGGGGTCGATCGGTCCGGCGGCGCGGATGATATTGGGGTTTTTGTAGCCGGGGTTAAAACGGACCGGGCCGTTTTTCATGTGAAAGCGACGGTTGAAGGAGATTCGTTTTTCCTGGGCATAGCCGGCAGCTAAGTCGACAGGCTGCAGCGCGGCTTGGGCCTGCTTGATGGCGGCGACGAGTTTTTCGACGAGTTGCGCGGGATAGTCCACGGTTTCGTAGATGTCCCGGCCCTGTTCTTCAACCGTTTTTTTATGAAAGTGTGCGCGCAGCGCGCCGAAGTAGAGCGGGCCGGTATGAGAGTGTGTGGCGGCGATGGCAATGTGTACGACGGGGATACCGGTCTGCTGTGCAGCGCGTTCGCGTGCTCGGCTAGAGACGTCGAGTGAGATCCCAACCATGTCGACGAAGACCAGTGCCGCGGACGTGTCGCCCTGTTGGAAGACGATGGCTTTGGCGTAGAGCGGATCGAGGATGCCGGTGCTGAGCCGCTCGCGGAAATATCCGCTCATGCGATAGGGGACCGGCGGTGTGACGTCGACCACGGCGATGCCGGCGGTGAGTGGCTCGGCAGAAGCAGCGGTGGGGAGCAGAGCAACGAGAAGAGTGGCGAACAACAGAAGCAGACGTTGGGACATAAGAAGCCTCGGGTTTGTGAACCGTTGAAACGGTTTTTAATGATTTATGCTGGCGGGGTATCGGTGGTGGGGTTGGGTGGTTCGGTGAGACCTTGTTTTTCACGTTCGAAGCGTTCGCGGTCAGCGCGAAACGAAGCGATGGCGTCACGAAAGCGTTGTTGTTCGTTTTGGAAGTGCTGCACGTCGGCTTGGAAACGGCGGTGGGCTTCTTGGAGTTTGCCCTTTTCGGTTTCCATGTGCTCGCGTTCGAAGACCAGTTCCGTGGCTGCCGCGTGCCGTTCTTGTTCCATGCGTGCTTTTTCAGCTTGGAAGGC from Symmachiella dynata encodes:
- a CDS encoding neutral/alkaline non-lysosomal ceramidase N-terminal domain-containing protein: MSQRLLLLFATLLVALLPTAASAEPLTAGIAVVDVTPPVPYRMSGYFRERLSTGILDPLYAKAIVFQQGDTSAALVFVDMVGISLDVSSRARERAAQQTGIPVVHIAIAATHSHTGPLYFGALRAHFHKKTVEEQGRDIYETVDYPAQLVEKLVAAIKQAQAALQPVDLAAGYAQEKRISFNRRFHMKNGPVRFNPGYKNPNIIRAAGPIDPEVGLISLAKPGDKKPFAAVVSFALHLDTIGGTKYSGDYPKHLQDKLQAEYGEDFLSLFGIGTCGDINHVDVTAPKRRKAPEIGGLLAESVSQGLKSLTPIKAPELAVRQTVYHAPLQKYTAEQTQASAQAMDSVADRKVPFLKRVETYKIAALALRGGDTIPLEIQAFRLSKDVAIVTLPGEVFVEFGMAIKHASPFKTTLVIELTNDAPGYIPTQKAFAEGSYETVNSRVQTGSGEKMVDAAIGLLRELGGE